GTGGCTTTTTATCCGCTTTGTCTGCTGTATTTCAGACTTTCACTGATATATTATTACACAAGGAACAGAGCAGATCTGCTCTCCTTCGACTCAGTTTAATGAACAAACTGTCTtaaattgtttttctgctgtgaaaagGAATTTTTTTATCGTCTCCTCAGATGATGGTTGGACTTGAAAGGAAAGGTCAGTTAGCCTGGATGAAAAGTGCTGAGTGTTAGCGGGTGACTCACAGCTGGCAGTGACTGATTTATACCCTTTGCAGTCCTGCCTGCACCACCTTTGtatctgcagtgtgtgtcaaaCTTAACAAGCGGCGCGCTAACAAACCAAGAGCAGGCGATTTTGTTATGTAGTGGCTGTGCAAGCGTTTGATTTTTCTGTAAGTGGAGGAAATATCTGTGCTCATGTATAGTGACAGCGATACATTTTTTGCATATTCATGCTAAATCTTCAACCAGCCAGGAACAGTTTGCCCACGCAGTGTGATTACTCAGCATGtgcaggaaagaaagaaaaagaatagaAGCTACATGTCCCGGcatcacctgctgctgcacacactcctctgtgcatacacacacacacacacgcacaaagcaaTGGATACAATTCAACCCATGTAATGCAGGGGATTTGAAAGTTTTAAATGAGGTATTTTCCAGCGAATCAGTCTCACGCTTATAATTACAAATCTTACCGGACTACAGAGAATTACACAGAGGAGGTTTCCCTCTCCTGTAAGCCGTCCGGATTCCTGTTGGAATACCGAGGACTGACAAACACGGGGCTTTACGCTAATGAGCACAAACATCAAGCTGCTGGCATGCATGCTGCATCCACCGTGCAGAAAACCcataaaacatgtttgtcaGCAGGGAGCAATACTCTTAGTAAGTGGAGCACGCTCAGCAGAGTATTACATAACACGCCGCTACAGCGTTTCCACCTTCCATTACTATCATTGTTACCTGAACAGTCTCATGAGTGCTCTCCATATTATTGTACTGAGCCGTAATTTCAGCAGTGAGTCATTAGCATGGTGTTTTATTCTACTGAGAAGCTGTCATGGAGAAGTGTTTCCAGTCGGAGGCCTCAATTATGGATTTTGTCTCCTCTCCCGCCTGCCCTCCTCCTGTACCTTCTCTCCTCCCGTCCGCCCCTCTCCATGAGTAATCCCCACgaacagatggatggaggagggaaaaaaaggggcATGCCAGCTTGTTGCGCTGTTTTAGCACCGTCAATCagtccctccccccccccttcctcacCTCCTGCCCCTCTTTCCCATCATGCCCTGTTTATCCACGTCGACATTTCAATCTTTATCCGAttcattcttcttctttaatcTTTTCATTCAGAGCTGGAGTTATTGGTCATCTCGCAGCCAGATATGTGCGATCTTTAACTGTGAAGGGTTATCAGTGTCACACTCTCACGCACCAAGGCCACGTGCGTCCTGCTCATCAATAGCTTTTCCTAGCAACGGCGTCCAGGAATACCAATGAGGTGGATGGCTGGATTTATGTGTCCACTTGCTCTTAGTCACACCGTATAAAAATGAAGCTGTTTATTGATCCGTGGTGTTCCATTCCTCTTCGCCTGTTTGATCCCGGACACAGTTTGTCACACTTATCCCACTGTTCTGTTGAGTAATATTTATTGTtggtattgtttttttttttacttacagTTTTAGCCATTGTTGATATCTGACACAAaatgaactcctccacttgccGTTGCAGTTCTCTCTCAGCCGCCTGAAACTTAATCTTTTGAACAACTCAACCTTCGAACTTTCCCCCCTTCGGCGTGACGACGGCTCTTTTACAGGAGTGCGCCGAGAGCAAAGCTGTTAACGCAGAAGGCGCGCTGCTCACATTGcctgaaaaggaaacaggaaatgacaAAGATGCTCATTTTTCATCAGGGTCAAGTTCTCCACGCCTGGGATTCATAAGTGCTGGAGTGTGCTTGGGAATTCTTTTCAGAAGGGTTATATATTTAAGTCCACCTCCAGGACATGTATGAAGTGATATGTTCCTTGTTATACAAAGTGTGACGTTGCAGGTTAAAATATTTGTCGCCATTCATGCATAAATATGCTCCATCTCTTAACCCTTCATCGGCCCAGTGACCATATTTGGTAACTTATCCATCCCGTTATGCTTTTTCTGAATCGAAGGAGATCTTACAGGAAAAATAGTTGTATAACAGCAggagtttttttaaataaatagtgTTTGACCTTCTGCTTGGATCACACTTCGGCTATTCCCAGTAAGTACGCCTGATTGATGCATTTTCACGAGGAAAACAACTTGTGAGGCGAGTCGCTTCAAACATCTTGCTGAAAAGTTTGATagtttagaccagctgtgtgcttcaacacacatatatgcagatgatactTTTCCCTGTTCTTCatgaaaactcttttttttttttttttaaatattgcatAACTTTTAAAAGTAGGTTGCAGTGTGCATGTAAATAGTGTTTCTTTCCTCATCATACCGTCGGCAATGCAGCCACGTGTTTTATTGCCAGGGGTGTCACCTTGTGCCCTAGAACACCCCTGCCATTTCAGCATTATCCCGTTGGTAAACAACCGGGAAGGACAATGGCTCCCCGCGGGTCAGTGCCGGGCGGGTGGATGTGGGCAGGCGTCGCCTGGCACATGCTGACCATCAGCACTTCACAAAGCCTCAGAGAAAAGCGGCCGCTGGGGGGGATTCTGCGGATGATGCTAGAATGACTGATCCGAAAAGGGAAGGCCcccatgcgtgtgtgtgtgtgtgtgtgtgtgtgtttccatgtgtgCACTTGCAAAAAGTGGCTGAGatagtttgttttgattagGTGGCTGCGTGGGATCCGGTCTGAGACAAAGGCGCAGCCATCTTTGTCTTTTTAGTTGCAAAGAAGTGGTGTTAGCGGCGTGAAAGCTGCCCTGATTCCAACTTCCAGGGGTTCAGACAGACGCTGACGGAGTCAGCAGTTCAGACAGGACTTCCTGTAAAAGAAAAGTAGCAATTTATCATCAGATAACTGATCTGTTAAAAAATATGGAGTATAGCTTTCAAATATCACGTCTCCAACACTTGGATGTTTTAAATAGACGCTGATATCATATAATATCATATGATATGATCATCCTGATCCAAACCGAACCGAAGATACGAAATGATCCGTGGAACTGTGTCTGCGTTCAGTGCTCAAAATAACCAAAGCTCTATCAGTAACAAAAGCAGGCTATTACCTCACCTGagttttttgtcacatttacaATGAAATCAGCCTCTCAGTTGTGCTTTTCCCAGTGTATAATATGTGTTTGACAGAAAATACTCCTTTTGTAACGCCGAGCATAGCTTCACATTGTGTCGAACGTCTTCCTTAATACCATCACTCATATTAAGTCTCCTCTTACCTTCCGCAGCAAGAAAAAGTGCAACCTTATCCACCCTTTGTATGAAGCACAAATGTGCTTAAGTAAATAATACTTAACTCTGTAACAGGATATGGATAAGCTCTCATCGATCAAAGCGAGGTAGTGAAGTGGCAAAACCTGTCGCTGTTCTTCCAAATTAAATAGTCGAAAAATGTGTGTCACCTCCCAGACATAACTATATTTCATACTGTATATGAAATATAGTTTATAATAGTAAGCAAAAGTGTGAGAAAAAACATGACAGACTAACTTTTACCCCTTAAAGCTGTTGCTGTGTTATATTTCGTGTATGAATAGTGATCTATCCATCCAGTGTAGCTGAAAGCGAGACTGACTCTGGAATATCTCCGTctccctgattggctgtgaCTGctgatgattgttttttttcaatccctCCCTCTGATTTCCCTCATCCGTCTCGTCAGGCTGTCGCCTCCCCGCGTCTCTCGCCGTGACTGAAGGCTGCGTGGTGACCAACTTAGCGCGTTGCTTTGGGGTTCGCAAAACTGAGAGGCAGAGCGACTGCTGGGTTGGTGTCAGCTGGCCTCACGTCACGCCGCAGAGGAGTGTTGTGCTTAGCTTTTAGTGTCTGCTCTCAGTGAGATGACCCTAAATAAAAGCGCAGAGGAACTCCATAGAGCTTCCTCATTCATTGGCATGTTTCTAATCAAacatcgtaaaaaaaaaaaaagagtttaaacATGGAATTCGTTTCTCTTGTTGCCAAAGCTGTGTTAGTGTGCGTGTCTCTGTCCTACATGTCAGTCAGCTCAGTCACCGTGCACGTGGCGAACCAGGGACCACGGCCTTGGTGGCTGAAGGTCAGTGTGTGGCGTGCATGTAAATAGTCCCACTGGCGGATTATTCACTTACATGTGAGGCGTGCAAACACAAATGACATTTTATCTGGGTCTGTGTGTGGCATTACACTGCACAGCTAAGATCTGTGTATAAGTGACTAATCCTTTAATAGGGATTCCTAAAATATCTTTCCAAATTCATGCCGTAAAGCTGCAGGCAGGACAGTGAGAGCTCGAGGTTAGAGGTTCAGCATGTGAACGCTTCAGATTTATCTCCAAAAAGAATGCCAATGGAGATCTTGACATTTGCAACATGGTAgctcaatttatttttgtgtgtgtttgtgcctatGCTGAGGGAGTCATCCACGtcgactgctttttttttttttttttttttgttattgttgttgtttttcttccatttttcccCCCGGGCCATCTCATCTCTggagataaaaacagaaacacggGACGACAAATGATGACGAATGAAGAGTTACTTCCATGCTGGGGATTTCTTCAACATAAAGGACGTGCTTAGTAAAATATACAAATCATTCCAATCAAAGAAACattgaaatgtagaaaaaatACAGCATAATAGTTTAAATATCTTGATTTCTGACCACTAGCCATCACATCCTGCCTCTAATTGCTCTTTAGACATAGGTCCCTTTAAATGAGCCGGGATTCCCCGTGTCTCAGTGAGGAAACGCCCTGAGGTCCAGTTAACTTCAATATGGCCGCTGTCACTGTGGGGGAAGCGGCACAGTGGAGCATTAATGTAATTAATCTGAAAATGGGATATTACATCTGCATGATCATATTGCTTTTTCCACAATGAGATTAGAGGATTTAGTTTGCATGgacggctctctctctctctctccctctctcttgctttctctctctgttgttttccctCTCGATTTACGAGTGAGAGTTGCATCCAATCGGACATGTCGCTGTAATTAGTTGTGTCCTGGGGTTGCAGTAGCTTACACTCTCTGGCTAGCTCAGCTGGAAAACAATGTGACACGGTGCTTTCCGAGCGCGGATTCATTACCGTACTCTATCTGACGGGCTCGTCCTCTGGTAGACTTCCATGTGGCGAGGAGCTCACCTTCAGATGCATCATGGACACTCCTGCGTATATGCCAGTGTCTGCACGTGTGCCTGCCCtgcatgtgtgcacgtgtgtgtgtgtgtgtgtgtgtgcagaggtgGAGATGCATTTATGAGTAATGAAGATGTAAAGATGCACTTACCTCCTTGACAGCTGCCCTTCGACTGCAGCGTGCAGTCCTGCATCTTTATCAGAGGGAATGGAAGACAAAACGACCAAAGCTGCACACAAGTTACTCTATATTTACAATGCAATAAATATTTCTTCTGTTCTTAGACTGAATGCAGCAAGAGGGGTAGAGTCGAGGTAGAGAGGTAGATTTTCTGCAATAATAATGAACATTCTTATGTCATTTTTAGGTTCGTTTTAAAAGTATGCCTGTTCATTTTCTAATCTTCTCGAATTGAATTAACTTATCAgtagagaggaggggaaaaaaaaaatcatgttgatGTTTTAATAGCTTAATCTCCAGGGATTATGAGGGGCCACTATGTGAATTGTGTAAAAAGACATTTCTACGCATGGTGACGCGGCCACTGCTGTGATTATACATTCATGCTGATAAATTAAGACCTGCCGATGCAGATGTGAGCATTTATGCAGAGCACGAGACAGTGAACATAAAAAGGATAAAACAAACACCCATAAcgtggaaaaacaaacataatttcCCTGAGTCGGAGTTTATGGGAGCCCATTAATGCCAACGCGCGGCCGCGATCGCTCCGCGCATCAATCCACGCCACGCAACAAAAGACAGCGCTCGTGGGCCTGCGCTCATGTGTAACCAGATCCATATGACTAAtgcggcgtgtgtgtgcacggacGTGCCAATCCCAGTGTGGTTCTATCTGCAGCTGGGCGGGGAGGGTGCCTAATTGTTCCAGGCGAGCACACTCACATGCCATATGTTTACAGGCGAGCACGTGGGATATCCCGGCGTCTGCGGAGCATTGTAATACGAACACACCGAGTAAACAATAACTCCACAAAGGCTGGCTCAGCATGTGAGGGTTTGTAGTCCGCTCTCTAGGAAAGAGCACCAAGGTGAGGCGTGTTATAGGAAGCCGTGTCCAACTCGCCCGGGCTCTCCGTCGCCACAGAGGATGAATAACAGGCACAGTGCTTGGGTTGTTTAAGTTACGTGGAAGGGAAGCAGGTCTGTTTTGATTTCAGCTCCTGCTAAAGTCTTCATGTTGGCAGAATGGTGGGCTGTCTGCCAGGTCAGCTGAGCGCAGAGCTCCACTGGAGACAGCTATTAAGTTGGTCgacttcaaaagaaaaatccaacagTGTCAACTTCCCATTGTAGGTCAGACTAAATATTTACAACTACTTACCTACAGTTCATTTACATTATACTTACACTGTTTAAGGTTTTTCTaactctgtgtatgtgtgtcttgTTTGATCGCTCTAAAATATGATCGTAAAAATTTAAATACCATTAATGATAAacattgttctgtttttcttgcaACTTTGCAGAGTGGATTCAGACTTGGTTTCCCCCTCAACCACCCGGACTCTCCTGTCGTGGGCTCAAAGCGTTCAGTGTGACAGCGACACACCCGACCATGGAcgggaacaggaagtggggtCCTGGCTTCAGAGCGGTGCTGTTGATACTCCTGAGTCACATGACCTCAGCGCTCGAAGTGCCTCTTGATCGTAAGTATTGGTCTCATCGATGTTACATTCGTGGATACAGGTACTGGAAAGTTCAGCTGCCCCACATTGCAACGTAGAATAAACATTTATAGCTTCACAAAGATTCTGCAAATTGTGTAACAAAAtcaaaactttttaaagttcaGGATGTTAATTTTCTGCAGGAGTGCAGTTTGCAAGGATTTTTGCAACTGAAGTTGCGTTTTAGTTTTTGCACGTTTCGgcatgagattttttttgtacatgacaacattttaaaCAGACTCCTTTGACCTTGATATTGCTGCACTCGTGCACTTTTCTTGCATTTATTGCTCCTCCTGAGTGCAGTCCCGCATaagcggggaaaaaaaaccgCCCGAGCAGGCTCAGTCTAATGCATAAAAGTGTGCAAGAGTGCAAATATTTCTCTTGAACCTGTGTTTTCCTCCTTGAAACAACTAACACCTTTCCTCAATATTCCATTACTGTGGTACGGCATGTCGCGGTGGACAAAAAGCTAAAGTACTGGAAGGATGTAAGTTGGCCCAAACGCTGCTGTGACCTCTAGTGTGGCGTTTCTGCTCTTAGGATAATGTGTGCTGTCGTGTGGTTTTAAGGAGTGGTTTGCATGCAGTTTTTACCGCGCTGTGAGCGTATGAAGCGACCCCGCTTAATCTGGATTGTCACTTTGTAGACGTTAGAGACGGTAAGTCGTCAGGgatggctgctgctgtgtgtgtgtttggtttgcaGTCCGCGTTTCAGCACTACATGACTTGATTGTCAAGTTTTGTCTGAATGCTTGTCGCATGCTCCTTGTGCGTATATTCGGCTCGAACACTTGCACTGAGCGCCGTGTTTACGCTGACGTGGTTAGTGTCTGAACCGCTGCTTCCGTTCGTGTGTCTCCAGTGCCCCAACCCCCCACCATAACACTACAGTCCCCGAAGGATTACATCTTTGATCCACGGGAAAACATCGTCATCCACTGCGAGGCCAAGGGGAAGCCTCAACCCAGGTGAGAGGAAACACTCTCACAGATTCACACGCCGTGTTCTGGTTGATCGCAGCTCTGTGTTCTGAGGGACGACTTAAGCTGCggttgtttttcttgatttcttagCTTTTCGTGGACCAGAAATGGGACCCACTTTGACGTGGAGAAAGACTCAAAGGTCTTGATGAAGCCTGGATCAGGAACTCTTGTCATCGACATCAGCGGGGAGAAGGCCGAGGCGTACGAGGGAACGTATCAGTGCACGGCCCACAATGAGCACGGCACTGCCGTCTCCAATAACATTGTCATCAGACAGTCCAGTGAgtcctctgactgactaaaCTGGATTATCTCCTCGCGCTCTTATCATTAAAAGCATAATGATTACAATCAGCGCAATGTGGCAGCAGGAGAAGCTCTCACTGCCTTTTGTTTGATGTCTGTGGCTCACAGGGTCCCCCTTATGGTCGAAGGAGAGAAATGAGGTCATTGTGGTGCAGATGGGGGTCTCCCTGGTGCTGCAGTGCCGGCCCCCCGCGGGGCTCCCCCCTCCTGTTATCTTCTGGATGGATAACAGTGAGTCATTTCCTTATACATATATAATATGTGCACTGGCAGTGGCAAGATAGATAAAAAGagtctttgttttcatctgtaCATGGACTGAATGTACATTCAAAGCTACATTTAATCACAATAAATCATGTTATCATATTCAGCCTcgacatttatttttcagtgtaaCAAATCAGATGattctaaaaaagaaacatcttgtCAAGCGACGTTTGGTTTATTAAACTGCTCTTTCTCTTCATAtgctccccccctccctccctttcagACTTTCAGAGGCTGCCATTGGATAAGCGAGTGTCCCAGGCCCTCAATGGAGACTTGTATTTTTCCAATGTTCTCCCAGAAGACACCCGGAGTGACTACATTTGCTACGCTCGCTTCCCGCACACACAGACCATCCAGCAGAAACAGCCGATTTCAGTCACTGTGCTGAACAgtaagtcagaaaaaaaaaaaaaaaaagaactaaacaGGTTAACTCAAATACACAATTGATATTGCAGGAAATAATCTCTTCTCAACTGCAGATGATGTAGAACAGTGCTTGTTTTGTTCATATGAAACTGCCATAGATTCATTTAAGCTgcttatgatttaaaaaaaaaaaaaaaaagaacaagctgTGTGATTTTACAGTGGCCGTATCTCAGTGTTTAGAAACGCTCCATGTACGTCTGAAATGCACTTTCACCGACTGATGGTTATTATAAAGGAGAGGCCGTCGTAAAGTAAAGCGTTGTCTGTTTAATCCTTTAGGTTTGCATGCTTATGGTTTTCTGTTATATTCCAGTGGAAACAATGAATGAGACTCTGGCTGCTTTGTACAATTTCACTGATATCTTTAGTGGTGAGTGCTGCCGGTTCAATTCCCACTCAGCCCCCCCAGTGTGAACCCCAGCCCTGTGTAACCACACCTGAGACACCCCTGACCCCGGTCCCTTGACCCCCCTGCCGCATCAACATAACACGTTCTCCCATCTCATTCTTACGCAAATCCATTTGgaatgaaaaaccaaaaaaaaaaaaaaaaatgcaacataatCCTGTGATCCTTTCAGACAGAGACTTTATGTGAAGAagcataaaaagacaaaaaaaaaagaaaaactagaCAATTTGCTGGATCATTGCTCACTCATTTTCTATTCCCTCTTTTCACTTTGGCAGATTCATTTGACTCGATTGCACCTTTTCCCTTCATGATGCCAAAAGTCATGGTTTAGCTTCCCAAACtgtttaaaaccaaaaaaaaaaaaacaaaaaaaaaaatccctgtagCAGGAACATCCTTCCTGCTGACGCCCTGGTCTGATTATCTCTCGTGTCCTGGTGTGTTCAGACAGCCCGGAGGGGGAGCGCCGCCCTGGTTTCATGCTGCCTCTGGGCACCACCAGCACCAAGATGGTTCTGAGAGGGGAGACTCTCGAGCTGGAGTGCATCGCTGATGGCTTGTGAGTCTGAATATCCACAAATCTGCCAGTCCTGAATACTGATGAAGCAAACGCCATCAAGACGTTGTCTGAGCTCATTGCATTTTAAAACGGTTTCTGTGACAGGCCCACTCCAGACATTTCCTGGGAGAAGGACGGAGGCGAGCTCCCTAGCAGCAGGGCGTCCTTCCTCAACTACAAGAAAACCCTCAAGATCTCCGACGTGAATGAGGCCGACGGCGGCGATTACCGCTGCATGGCGTCGAACGTCCTGGGAAACGTACACCACATCATCAAGGTCACCGTCAAAGGTATGTTGCTCTCGAATTTTCTTTGAGGTGGTTATTATTTCCACCCTAAATTAAGCAAAAGTCAGAATCTCTGAGGAGTTTCAGTCTGCCCTTTCGTTCCCGTTGACTTCCCGCAGCGGCTCCTTTCTGGGTCAGCGCTCCCAGGAACCTGATCCTCGCTCCCAACGAGACTGGCATCCTGACTTGTCGGGTCAGCGGAGAGCCCAAGCCCAGGATCAGCTGGTTTGTTAACGGAGTTCCCGTCGAGAGTGAGTAACGTGAGCCGAGGCGGAAACGGCACTGGAAAATTGTTCTCCGACGAAACTGCTGTTACACTGCCTCGTTGCAGGCCTTTGATTTAATATCTTGATTAGATTTAGAAATTGCTTTCAGACTAAGTAGGAGAATTAGCTCCAGTCGTATGCACGCATTACGTTGCATGTTTTACACTCATGTCTGGTTCGCTGCCAGATGCGCCTGAGGATCACACGCGCAAAGTGGACGACGACACTGTGATCCTCAGCAACGTGCAGTCCGGGTCCAGCGCCGTGTACCAGTGTAACGCGTCCAACGAGTTCGGCTACCTGATGGCCAATGCTTTTGTCAGCGTTCTTGGTGAGTTAAGTCAAATTTAATAgctgctgcattaaaaaaacgCATCATTTCAAGCTAATAATTTATTCTTACGTTCTTCTCTCGTTAGCTGAAGCTCCCAGGGTGCTCACTCCGCCCAACCAAGTCTATAAGGTCATCACTAATCACCCTGCACTACTGGACTGTGCTTCTTTTGGCTCACCGATACCGAGCATCACATGGTAAGAGGCTTATTAGATGAAAGAAACACTTCATAAAGGCTCATGTTAAAAAACTAAAGCGCAGTTTAATCAGTGTTGTTCTTGTCATGTAGGTTCAAAGACAATCAGATCAGCATTAAGAGCAGTGACCCATATGTGATCCATGAGAATGGCACGCTGGAAATCATCGTGGCCCAGCCAGTGCATAGCGGGAAGTACACCTGCATCGCCACCAACAACCTGGGGATCAAGGAGAACCACGTCTCcctggaggttaaaggtcagtaTGGAGGGATCACACTGCAAACAGGCAAATAGatttggtttgtttcttttttttgattaaAGAATAACAGTGTTTGATTTCTCGTTTGTCCTCCAGAACCGACTCGCATCCTGAAGCAGCCTGAGTACAAGGTGGTGCAGAGAGGAATGAGCGCCGTGTTCGAGTGCAAAGTCAAGCACGACCCGTCACTCATTCCCACCATGACCTGGCTCAAAGACCAAGGAGAGCTGCCGGACGATGAAAGGTGACACTTAAAGACTTAAATTTTCAGTCTGTAggaaaaagctcattttaaaacattcctTGGTAATTCTCTCAGGTTCGAGGTGGACATGGACAGCCTGACCATCAAAGATGTGACGGATGAAGACGAGGGTAGCTACACCTGCGTCATGAACACCACCCTGGACCATGACTCGGCCAGCGCCATGCTGACTGTCGTCGGTACGGCGCACATTTAAAATTACCTGCTGTTTTTATCAGTCCTGGATGAACGAGGcgtcttttcctcttctgtctgcttctttttattttgtcctCCCAAAATTACTGTTCTGATTTTACCTTTGTGCTGATCTTCTCTTGAACGTTTGACTTTAGAGTCTCTCCTAGAATCACAATAGTtgagttttctgctgtttttaatgtCTGTCAATAACATCTAACCCTCTTCCTGCACTTGATTATTGCTTCTCGCTGTCAGAGGCAACTCCTACTCCAGCAATCGTCTACGGTAAACACTTTGTTTCCAGTGGTGCATTTtgcagctctctctccctcatttCGATCTCAGTTATCTCTTATTTTTATGAAGATTTCTATGTTCCCTTTAtagttttcagttgtttttaaatgttgttccgttttaaagttgaaattttactttcattttgctTATTGCAATTATATTTAAGACTGCCAAtggttcatctgcaaaaaaatgtCCTTCAGATAGGCACTGCGGTGTTGAAAATCTGAATAGGAATAGACTTTAATTTCAAAGTTTTGTCGGCATGAATAATTGGTGCTTGCTATTTAAAAAAGCAGTTGCAAATCTGCAGATGTGCAACtcacagatattttttttcacctgcCTGATCAAAGATAATTTGTGGCTTCTCTGAATGTGAATTctttaattgaaaacaattgcGCTGCATCAGAGTGTATActcttaaatatttattttaatgcatgaaatgtatgtatgtttgttcattatttatttactcaagATTGTTTTGATCAATATTAAATGGGTTTAATACGGATCTTATAAAAATACCCATGATATGAAATCTTAATGGAAGCCAAACGTAAGCGTCCTTGTTGTATTTACAGAGAAGCCAGACCCTCCCACTGACCTCGAACTGACGGACcagacggagcggagcgtcCAGCTCACCTGGAGCCCCGGAGACGAACACAACAGCCCCACTCAGAGTAGGAAAAGCTCAATTTTATGATAACATTTCCTTTTTCCATGTATCGAATTTTCCAAATCACTGGCACgatgttagttttttttttaaacacttctttgtattttcttctttccagAGTTTTTGATCCAGTATGAGGATCTGCTTCACCAGCCGGGAATTTGGGTCAACCTGACCGAAGCATCAGGCATGAGCACCACGGTGCAGCTGGCCCTCTCGCCGTACGTCTACTACTCCTTCAGAGTGCTGGCTCTGAACGACGTGGGCTACAGCGACCCCAGCCTGCCCTCGCGCCAATACAGGACGAATCCTGCAggtaacaaacacaaacaaccgGAAGCAAACACAGTGCTGCACTGTTGTGTCTggaaaggtaaaaaaaattaCCCAGACTGAGGTGTAAATTCTTGGTTTTCTTAGCTCCTGATGAAAATCCATCAGGAGTTGAAGGAGCGGGATCAGAGCCTGGTAACTTGGTCATCACCTGGACGGTTAGACTTGTCATGTACATCAAGAAATTAGAGcatttcagtggtgtgtttCGCCGAATTCCTAATGCCAGCCGTTCTCTGTGCAGCCGTTGACCGGACTGCAGTCCAACGGGCCCGGTCTGGAGTACAAAGTCCACTGGAGACGGAAAGATGTTGAAGACGACTGGTC
The sequence above is drawn from the Salarias fasciatus chromosome 17, fSalaFa1.1, whole genome shotgun sequence genome and encodes:
- the nrcama gene encoding neuronal cell adhesion molecule a isoform X3, translated to MDGNRKWGPGFRAVLLILLSHMTSALEVPLDLPQPPTITLQSPKDYIFDPRENIVIHCEAKGKPQPSFSWTRNGTHFDVEKDSKVLMKPGSGTLVIDISGEKAEAYEGTYQCTAHNEHGTAVSNNIVIRQSRSPLWSKERNEVIVVQMGVSLVLQCRPPAGLPPPVIFWMDNNFQRLPLDKRVSQALNGDLYFSNVLPEDTRSDYICYARFPHTQTIQQKQPISVTVLNNSPEGERRPGFMLPLGTTSTKMVLRGETLELECIADGLPTPDISWEKDGGELPSSRASFLNYKKTLKISDVNEADGGDYRCMASNVLGNVHHIIKVTVKAAPFWVSAPRNLILAPNETGILTCRVSGEPKPRISWFVNGVPVENAPEDHTRKVDDDTVILSNVQSGSSAVYQCNASNEFGYLMANAFVSVLAEAPRVLTPPNQVYKVITNHPALLDCASFGSPIPSITWFKDNQISIKSSDPYVIHENGTLEIIVAQPVHSGKYTCIATNNLGIKENHVSLEVKEPTRILKQPEYKVVQRGMSAVFECKVKHDPSLIPTMTWLKDQGELPDDERFEVDMDSLTIKDVTDEDEGSYTCVMNTTLDHDSASAMLTVVEKPDPPTDLELTDQTERSVQLTWSPGDEHNSPTQKFLIQYEDLLHQPGIWVNLTEASGMSTTVQLALSPYVYYSFRVLALNDVGYSDPSLPSRQYRTNPAAPDENPSGVEGAGSEPGNLVITWTPLTGLQSNGPGLEYKVHWRRKDVEDDWSSQNVANVSQFVVSETPTYVPYEIKVQALNDYGVGPDPEVVVGFSGEDLPLSAPESIQVMVHNSTLAEIHWEPVSTSSVRGKLQGYKVYYHRDRGLHETEGQPDQQQQVLTFGGNRSEGRLPGLKPYSVYSLFIKVLNSKGEGPSSSIRTFETPEGVPGPPSFLNVLNPSLDSLTVKWGPPENNNGRLAGYTLKYQPVNKTNELGPIKILTFLPNETTATLSSLNASMLYKFYISAKTIKGSGPFISEEAFTAMDTTAPSRQVDIATQGWFIGLMCAIALLILVLLIVCFIKRNKGGKYPVKEKEDAHQDPEIQPMKEDDGTFGEYSDTEDHKPLKGSRTPSNGTVRRDESDDSLVDYGEGGDGQFNEDGSFIGQYSGKKEKDTHEGNESSEAPSPVNAMNSFV